Below is a genomic region from Anguilla anguilla isolate fAngAng1 chromosome 18, fAngAng1.pri, whole genome shotgun sequence.
CAGTGGGTGAGTAAATATGTAGCAGACATAAAACTTAAAATGATAACACAGGCTCTACTTCTCATCCATGCCTGTAAATTGATTTCTGTTGATGAGTCTCATGTTCGGGTGGCTTCTTTGGTGTCTCTCTGGAGGCCTGtgatgtctgtgctgtgtggataTCGGCGCTCATTGGCTTTTTTCCCGGGAGTAGATCTAATGATGGGCCTCCCTGTGACGGAGGACCTGTACTCCATCTTCAGcaaggagaaggagcaggaggagaaggagaaagagcaggaggagaaggagcaggcTGGGCAGCGGGCTCAGCAGGAGCAGGTCAGCCTCCTGCTGCAGACCTACATGCAGatgctgctcccggaggaggaGAAGTTCCACGGGGGATGGGCCCTTATCGACTGCGACCCCAGGTCTGCCCCTGAGCACgacacacctgagcacaatACACCTGTACATCCACACAAGAGCATAACACACCTGTATATAACCACACCTGTgcattacacacctgtacataacACACCTGCGCATAACCACACTACATCCACACATGAGCATAACACAACTGTATATAACCACACCTGTgcattacacacctgtacataacACACCTGCGCATAACCACACTGTACATCCACACATGAGCATAACACAACTGTACCTAACCTCACCTGTACataacacacctgcacataatCACACCTGTACATCCACACCTGAGCACTTGTACATAAGCACTTGTACATAATCGCACCTGTACATAACACACCTATACATGACATACCTGTCATGTATAGGTGTTAAATGCctaaaagctttttaaaatgtagacaTTAATCATTGCAGTTTTTCGAGTCTTAAAACggtctttgtttctgttgtgttttgttaGCCTTATTGATGCTACGCACAAGGATGTGGACGTGCTGCTCCTGCTGTCTAACAGTGCGTACTACGTGGCCTAGTAAGTGTCTCCATTGGGCTTGTTTTTAATATCGCCAGTGCGTACTGATGAAGCCCCTCAGTAGCTACATCCACACACCATCAGGTTCCACATTTCATCActggaattattatttattattattattattattattattattattattattattattgcgtCATCAAATCACTAGGAtcccttggggaaaaaaagttaaaagatAGTAATCATATTAGTgggttaaatgtatttttacatgtttgaagtctggaatgttctgttttttttttttgcgatgcCTGGACCAAATGATTCTCTGTTCCTTCTCTCAGCTACGATGACGAAGCCGATAAGGTCAGCCAGTATCAGCGGATTGGACTCGAGGACTTGGAAAAGATTGAAATAGGTGAGGAGCTCTCCCGCTAAATATCGAATGTGGCGAGCGTGACGTTCGTAATGGAGGCCGTGTATATGGAGTGGTGGTTTGTCATTGGCAGGACCTGAACCCACCCTGTTTGGGAAGCCCAAATTCtgctgcatgcgtgtgcaccACAAGAAGGAGGAGATGAGCGGGTATTTCCACACCCTGAGGGCAGTCACACGGCACccagaggatgatgggaaagGTACCGCATCAGCGTTCCTGTTTGTAGGAGCTAAGAGgaaacgtttttcttttttggcctGCTAACATTTTATTACGAGAGAGTCCCCTTCAGGAGATTAGAATAAAATTGATAACAAGCTTCTGTTTAATTTAGTGGagatttaaaatgatgaatgcaccgattttttagttttcattgcatttatttctgccATAAAGTGGTTCCAATGCGGCAGTGTAATTGCTGTTGTCATGTTTATTGAGCTATTATAAATATTGCAGTTTATTTCGGAGCAGAAATTAAAGTACGGGATATATTTTGACTGAAGAAATCTTGCAGTTAATGTTTTGCAGTTATTACTGGATTTACATGCCTTTATGATCGCATCTTTCTTTCAGATACTTTGCAGTGTATTGCTGAGATTCTTCGGATTTCTAAGCAAGCCTTGGGCCTCGAGCTGGTGGTGACCGAGAAGAAACTAGAGAGGTCAGTCTGTCGCTAAATTTCCTTCATCTCGTGTACATTTGCAggtatattttcacattttgtgtgaATGGCGGTGCCTGACAGATGTGTTTATCCTGACGTTCCTTCTTTCAGGAAACACAGTAGGCCTCACGACGACATCATGGGCATACGAGAAAAAAACCAGGACCAGGTCCTTGGCAGCACCGGCCTGGCTCAAGGCAAAAACTTCCTGATGAACAAGTTTTCGTCCCTGAACCAGAAGGTGAAGCAGACCAAATCGAACGTCAACATCGGCAACTTCAAACCCCTGGGGAAGCTGGGGAACATCTCCAAGACGGACGTGACGGTCAACTTCCTCAAGCCGAACATGAAGGTGGCCCTGTGGAAGTCCGACAGCAGCCTGGAGACGCTGGAGAACAACCCCGGCGGCGGGGCGCACAAGGGCCACTCGGACGCGTCGGACCTGGAGATCTCCTCCGACTCCGACTCCTGCCACTCCGACGACCGGCCCCACTCCGCGTCCCTGGAGAACGTGGACTACGTGCTGCCCAGCTGCGGCATCGTGGCGTCGGCCCCCCGCCTGGGCGCCCGCTCCCAGTCCATCGGCGGCGTGGAGATCGTCGTGCCCTCCGTCATCCGCATCACCAACTGCGAGGGCAAGACGGAGGGGCGGGatgaggcggaggaggaggaggaggaggggcggaaCAGAGGTCCAAAGGGGCATGGTGACGCATCAAAGGGGCAGGGTGAAGTGCCGAAGGGGCAGAACAAAGCACCAGATGGGCGGGGCAAAGCACCAGATGGGCGGGGCAAATCACCAGATGGGCGGGGCAAAGCACCAGAGGAGCGGGGCAAAGCACCAGATGGGCGGGGCAAATCACCAGATGGGCGGGGCAAATCACCAGAGGGGCAGGGCAAAGCACCAGAGGGGCGGGACAAAGGACCAAAGGGGCAGGGTGAAGCACCAGAGGGGCGGGACAAAGGGTCAAAGGGGCAGGCCGCTGAAGCCGCGGTGGAGGAGGACGCGAAGCTGAGCTTCGGGACCCCCATCGACGCCTACTGCCTCCAGTTCGCCCAGGACGCAAAGAGCAAGTGCGCGGCGGCCCCGGAGGCCccggcccccgccgccccccctcagCAGGACGCTCGCGCGCCGGGCAGCGCAGTGGCGCCCGCCAGCGCGGAAAGCCAGCCGCCACTGCCGCCACCGGGGGAGCAGCAGCTCCCGAGGCCCGCCCAGCTGGACGTGAGCGCGGACCTGCTGAGCGTCCAGCCGCCGGGCTCCGCCTCCTCGCAGAGGAGCCTGGGCGCCCCCCCGGAGGGCAGCGCCGAGCCCTCCCCGGCCGACGGCAGCCGCACCGTCTCGCCGTTCGCCAAGATCCGGAGCTCCATGGTGCAGGTGGCCAGCCTGACGCAGGCCGGGCTCAGCCAGGGCATCAGCTTCGCCGTGGCCAAGGTCCAGAAGAGCCCGGAGCCGGAGGCCGTCAACGAGACCCAGCAGAACCAGCTGAAAGCCATGTTCACCCAGTGCCAGACCAGGATCATTCAGATATAGCGCCCTCCTGAGGCGCCTCGCTGTCGTTGGCGTACCTGAAGAAAATGAGCTTGCACACACGACCCGTCGTTGCCGATCCAAGTAAACCTGGGAAGTTCTGTGCTGACCCATGTTTTTTTGGGGCGGCGTTTTCTCCAGTCGACCCAGTTAGGAGTGGCTGTATTCAGTGTCCCGATGGTcttttcactgaaatatttcatcCATGTTGCATGTCCAGCTCTTGTTAGACTAAGGTAGACGAAAGCAGGCCGAGTTTTACAGAGTGTCAGAAAGACGACTTAAAATTAGCCTGTGATAGTGGCACTGTCTGAATCTAAACCGTTTCAAAATGGCCGAGATGGCAGATCCAGTTGACTGGTTCAATTTccttactgaaaataaattttaaataattttatatgtCCATCTGTGTAATTTAACAAAATGGTGTAAATTAAACACTAAAACTGTCATGAACGGGTAACTCCAAGTGAAATCAAATGTagcttttaattttaaattaaattaatggaaatatttcccCTTGGAACAATTGTTAGTTGGAGTgctaatgtatatatatatatattttagtcaCAAGGCTGCCATAGCTAGTGTGACTTTGCACCAAACGTAAAACATAACAGAATGTAATGCAATCTGGAGTTTGGAGATGTGGACGGGGATCGGAGCGGATGTGTAGGCTATAACTCCAGTGCCAAAATCATCTAGTCTGGTGAAATGAAAAGTTTATTTTCCCGTCATAAGCATAATTGTGCACTGCAAGGGAAATCATGTGTGATCTCGGTTAGAGTGTGTTTCCTGCGGAGTTGAGTGTTTCCTGTACGGAAGAGTGTGTTTCCCGTAGGGGAAAAGTGCGCTTCCTGTGGGGGAAAAGTGCGCTTCCTGTGGGGGCAAAAGTGTTTCCTGTATGGAATCGGAGTGTGCGTTTCCTGCTGTGTACAGTGCATTTCTTCTGGGGAAGAGTGTATTTCCTGCGGTGTGGAATGTTTCCTGTATGGAAGTGTGTTTCCTGCTGAGTAGAATTGAAGCGTGTTTCCTGTAGGCTATAGTGTGTTTCCTGTAGGGTATATTGTGTTTCCTGTAGGGTATAGTGCATTTCCTGTAGGGTATATTGTGTTTCCTGTAGGGTATAGTGAGTTTCCTGTAGGGTTTAGTGAGTTTCCTGTAGGGTATAGTGTGTTTCCTCTTGGGTGTGGAAGCATGTGTTTTGGTTACTGAACCTCTGTAAACACAGGATTGCCTCGGTGGGATATCCAGGACTGTTCTTTATTTACTTCATAAGCATAAGCTGAGTAACAAGACACCATAAAAATGTCCAAAGTGAGTTCCGAATTGGTGAGTCTCCAACAGGGTTGGAGAAGAATTTCATTTAAGTTGGGCAATTAATTTCGGAATTTTTAATCGAATCCGGAATCATCACAGGACATCGTGGCCATTTCTCAATttatgaattgaatttaatttcagttactgAACTCAGCCCCAGGCTCTCCTCTCCAGTCTCTCAGGCTTCCAGTCTTGGTCGCTGTGTAATGCGCGAGCAGAAGTGATTGTTTCAGCACTCCAAGGTAAGTTTACACAAGCAGCGCAACGGAAACTGAACTAATGACCGTGTTGTaaattatatgtaaaatatgtataaagTTGGAATTGTTCTACATTTCATTGTTCTATAAAGATAGCGTGTTGGACTTTTGCAATGATTAATAATccttgcaagttttttttttttttttttttctttctcgtgAGGTACTGGTAGATCAGCTCCTGTAACTGTGCACCTCCGAGAACTCTGTCTCCTGAAAGGGTCACATGAGTCCAAAGGGACTAATTTATTTCGGAACGACCAAACTGACATGGCACTATATGAATGCATTTCCGTGCAATTAGAAGATGGCTTTCAAGCTCATTTTCCTGTCATTGAAACAAGTTGAGCTTTAGATTGAATTCTGAAGAATGTTTTAGGTCTGTTTAGCTGAAATTTTAACTGGATCTTAATGTTACGTGTATCGTACGTTTGATTAACAATAGGAAATAGGCCATGGGTAACAGAACTGGCTTAGAGAACTAGAGAACTTGTATTATACTGTAATCGTACTCTGAAATGCAACTGTAAGCCTCattagattattattttatgatacCGAATATATTCAATTCTTAACGTGTGATTCATTACGTATGTCATCCGTTTGATGGGAAAATACTCCTTTTTTGTGTACTGGTACCATATCAACTGACATTCTTTTATAAGCTTCACAGAGTTTACAGAGCTATTACAGGTGAGGTATGGATGTAGTCGTCTTGCACAAACCTGCAAAGAGGTGTTACTGTTTTAGCAGCCCTGTAGCTATTTTCGCACTCAAATTGAGGCGCTAACTGCCAGTAGCTGGCAGGACACGGTTGTAGCAGGCTAATAATATCAGATGCTAACCGCTGTTGAGGTCAGGCTTGCAATAGGAAGTGTTTTAGCTGTGGGATTCTGCACTGTATCTGTCTGCTACTGTTATCTGTTCCAAAACAAAGAGTTCTCAGCCATTCTCAGTAAAAACAAAGGGTACATAATAATGGTGGAttatttacaacaacaaaaaaaacaaacaaatgtggaattttttggtttttgaaatgtttggtttttgcatttttgttttcttttttttttttgctgtgaaactATTTCCTGGCTGGCGGATGGAGGTGAGTGTTAAGATACAACTATTAGAAGAACTTTGAGCAGGCGTTTCCACCGAAGAACAGCTGTTATGATCATGTTTGCCTTTTCCCCCCTTTGATAAAGTGCTCTGAATTAAGATCAATTATGTTAGAGAGTGACAGTCTTATCATCAACATTGTTGTCAGAGGTCATGAGCATATTCTTCTGTCGGTCATATTTGTGTGGTTGTTGGTCATTACTTTCATGGCAaaacttgaaaaatatttttgcccCTTGTATTCTAAACTGttgcatattaaaatatttattctcaTCGCTGTATTGCATTCTGTTGGATTGTCCTATCATTGTGGCAATAAACATATACTGATGATAACAGTCAAGTACTGCTCTtggaagggtgtgtgtgggatatttattttactgagcTTACCTTTGCCTGaattaagtgtttttcttttaaggATTGGGACATAACCAGAAAACTGAAGGTACTGCATCACAGTTACAGGGGCAGGCTAGGGCTTTGTTCTGGGTTCGAACATGGTCCCACATAATCTTGGAAGCCACAAACAATTCTAAAATTCTAAAATTCCactatgttttgttttggggggaaaaatacttttaaatggCCTGAAATTACCTCACTTCACATTGACTGGTGAGGTTATGTTAGGATAGGTTCTCGGTAAGCCAGGAAACATTTATAGACTTCTGCTATATAGCCGGCCGTTGGTTTATCATAATGCATCTGATCTCACGAACATGATCATTCAGTCAAATCTTTACCAGTATTTCAGAACAAAGGAAATCATGTGGGATCAAAGAACTTTATTCAGCAAattgttatatttaaatgtacagtttaCTAGCTTACAGAACAGGTAACATATCAGATTATGTAgacatataaaaatacaatagtGCAATAGTTAGTTTAGAATTACTTGGAGCCCTACATTTACAACTTGGATGTTTTTGCCCTTGTACTGATTTTGGGGGGTGAGCTATTTGGTCACTCTGTCTGAGTCGTGAGCGTGGACCTCGCAGGTTATTGGTCTGATTTCTGGTGGGGCACTGCCCTTTCTACTCTTGTGCACGATAATTTGACCTCAGTTGTTCAGTATGCATCCAGCACTATTCACTGATTGTGTGTGGAGAATCTAAGCTGTGCTGTTCTGGGTAAGAGTAGATGCTGAATGCATCAGTTTGTGAAATGAGCACCTTG
It encodes:
- the inpp5f gene encoding phosphatidylinositide phosphatase SAC2, whose amino-acid sequence is MELFQAKDHYILQSGEKALWCSRNDGTMEFRPATDLLLAWNPVCLGLVEGVIGKIQLHADLPLGLIMIRQKALVGKLPGDHSVYKITKITVIPLSEDEPQDLELELCKKHHFGINKPEKISQSPDESKFLLKTFSQIKSNVAVPIKKKVKENKEKERLEKRLLDELLKIFMDSDSFYYSVTYDLTNTVQRQGDAQNTSLPLWQRVDDRFFWNKYMIQDLINLQVPEVDFWVIPVIQGFVQIEELVVNYNEGSDEEKSSPETPLQELTCVDDIHPRFTVALISRRSRHRAGMRYKRRGVDQDGRVANFVETEQQIHVHSHTLSFVQTRGSVPVFWSQAGYRYNPRPRLEKGEKETATYFAAHFEEQLKIYKKQVIINLIDQTGREKIIGDAFLKQVLLYNNPNLTYVTFDFHEHCRGMKFENVQTLTDAICDIITDMRWCWVDQAGVICRQEGIFRVNCMDCLDRTNVVQAAIARTVMEQQLKKLGVMPPEQPLPLRCYRIYQVMWANNGDTISRQYAGTAALKGDFTRTGERKLAGVMKDGVNSANRYYLNRFRDAYRQAVIDLMMGLPVTEDLYSIFSKEKEQEEKEKEQEEKEQAGQRAQQEQVSLLLQTYMQMLLPEEEKFHGGWALIDCDPSLIDATHKDVDVLLLLSNSAYYVAYYDDEADKVSQYQRIGLEDLEKIEIGPEPTLFGKPKFCCMRVHHKKEEMSGYFHTLRAVTRHPEDDGKDTLQCIAEILRISKQALGLELVVTEKKLERKHSRPHDDIMGIREKNQDQVLGSTGLAQGKNFLMNKFSSLNQKVKQTKSNVNIGNFKPLGKLGNISKTDVTVNFLKPNMKVALWKSDSSLETLENNPGGGAHKGHSDASDLEISSDSDSCHSDDRPHSASLENVDYVLPSCGIVASAPRLGARSQSIGGVEIVVPSVIRITNCEGKTEGRDEAEEEEEEGRNRGPKGHGDASKGQGEVPKGQNKAPDGRGKAPDGRGKSPDGRGKAPEERGKAPDGRGKSPDGRGKSPEGQGKAPEGRDKGPKGQGEAPEGRDKGSKGQAAEAAVEEDAKLSFGTPIDAYCLQFAQDAKSKCAAAPEAPAPAAPPQQDARAPGSAVAPASAESQPPLPPPGEQQLPRPAQLDVSADLLSVQPPGSASSQRSLGAPPEGSAEPSPADGSRTVSPFAKIRSSMVQVASLTQAGLSQGISFAVAKVQKSPEPEAVNETQQNQLKAMFTQCQTRIIQI